From a region of the Mercurialis annua linkage group LG1-X, ddMerAnnu1.2, whole genome shotgun sequence genome:
- the LOC126669133 gene encoding uncharacterized protein LOC126669133: MRGLGSSSTGRGRGRDTCQGRRRGRGRGDLEHDPLEGSDPGAEQQVLAGRPAPRRATRQPQPQDEPLATDETGRVRVTPDAASWFAEGSSWKKLTAEHKSFYFEEFKKGFCWDSTYPEDLIRGAFYRHAANRYKDTLHNMKPDKKEGSVSADTWASWKRDWNTAEAKKKSEIARANRMSEPSGAGTGPVRHTAGSRSATRHKTVMTEELGREPNLAELHVRLHLTKPDRTVFFDKRSKDKNDVPEK; encoded by the exons ATGAGAGGTTTAGGTTCTTCTTCTACCGGCCGAGGCAGGGGTAGGGATACATGTCAGGGACGCAGACGTGGACGCGGCCGTGGCGACCTAGAGCATGATCCACTTGAGGGCTCGGATCCCGGGGCTGAGCAGCAGGTGCTAGCGGGTAGACCCGCGCCGCGGAGAGCGACGAGACAGCCGCAGCCACAGGACGAGCCGCTAGCTACAGACGAGACTGGGAGGGTTAGAGTCACCCCTGATGCTGCAAG CTGGTTCGCTGAGGGTTCCTCGTGGAAGAAGTTGACAGCAGAGCATAAGAGCTTCTACTTCGAGGAGTTCAAG AAGGGTTTTTGCTGGGACTCGACCTACCCTGAGGACCTGATTAGAGGGGCCTTCTACCGACATGCGGCAAATCGGTACAAAGATACTCTCCACAACATGAAGCCGGATAAAAAAGAGGGCAGTGTTAGTGCTGATACTTGGGCGTCATGGAAGCGAGACTGGAATACTGCTGAGGCTAAGAAGAAGTCTGAGATAGCACGAGCTAATCGGATGAGTGAGCCGTCCGGAGCTGGCACCGGACCAGTTCGACATACCGCAGGATCGCGATCGGCTACGAGGCATAAGACAGTTATG ACTGAGGAGCTCGGGCGAGAGCCCAATTTGGCTGAGTTGCATGTGCGGTTGCACCTGACCAAACCTGATCGGACTGTCTTTTTTGACAAGAgatcaaaggataaaaat GATGTTCCTGAAAAATGA